The Schistosoma haematobium chromosome 7, whole genome shotgun sequence genome contains a region encoding:
- the MYEF2_1 gene encoding Myelin expression factor 2, variant 5 (EggNog:ENOG410W3JV~COG:A) → MSTFSGERSQDDQSSTRHRSPIKRRSRSRSPQQSRVRSKRIVIANIPYDLNWQKLKELFREQIGFTGFLQLFKKNGKPNGMGLMEFKTLEGAQKAIEMMHRFEVGDRKLVVRQETARDAARFASMEVDGGLLSDSGNPNESVNMAAAGPVFTTQILGQVGMDGPITDSVYVSNLDYSVTWQKLKDVFKSAGKILSSVIKTDSEGNSRGVGILKFSNAYEAVQAVNMFNNQILKDRPMRVKIDRQGTPASMNIVYPPQQRTGSSGILGSTGSVIPSNPILTDQQQSSNIIAALVTLLGLKTNADTNPQSGIIEVLRNLASNANLSGGLNTLATTGSSNNSSNFTGQSLSSIPDASPSSGINRSYSGQLPQDGLQQLISAAVAGGMSQTQITSVLSTLGLFQNSHSDHQSGQLNASNIIGRDGGGCGDRSVDRSHFDNGYVGRSKYEIPGNYRVDSRSNRQDSYNIGGSLMKSGSPNLPGRGSYSRSSDRGRDENGPQHNNDRRQIPEKVVVKNLPFSFDSHDVKRIFREVGDLNTCNLVTDSQGQSQGIAFITYADIDGIYRAIDAFDGKIFEGRRLRVHAE, encoded by the exons ATGAGTACTTTTTCAGGTGAAAG AAGTCAAGATGACCAAAGTTCTACGAGGCATCGTTCACCTATCAAAAGGAGATCAAGAAGTCGTTCTCCTCAACAAAGTCGAGTGAGATCAAAACGCATAGTCATCGCAAACATCCCATATGATTTAAATTGGCAAAAGCTGAAGGAGTTGTTTAGAGAACAAA TCGGGTTTACTGGCTTTCTAcagttgtttaaaaaaaatggaaaaccAAACGGTATGGG TTTGATGGAGTTCAAGACACTCGAAGGAGCACAAAAAGCTATTGAAATGATGCATCGGTTTGAAGTTGGAGACAGAAAATTGGTTGTTCGACAAGAGACTGCTCGTGATGCTGCTCGCTTTGCATCAATGGAAGTTGACGGAGGGCTTCTAAGTGATTCTGGAAATCCCAACGAGTCTGTAAATATGGCAGCAGCAGGACCTGTCTTCACTACTCAAATCTTAGGTCAAGTCGGCATGGACGGGCCAATCACTGATTCTGTGTACGTCAGTAAT CTTGACTATAGTGTAACGTGGCAGAAGCTTAAAGATGTCTTCAAATCAGCTGGGAAAATTCTCAGCTCGGTTATAAAAACAGACTCAGAAGGGAATTCTCGTGGTGTTGGCATATTAAAATTTTCGAATGCGTATGAAGCAGTCCAAGCCGTCAATATGTTTAACAACCAG ATATTAAAAGACAGACCAATGCGTGTAAAGATTGATCGCCAGGGTACTCCTGCTTCAATGAACATAGTTTATCCCCCACAACAACGAACTGGCTCATCTGGAATTCTGGGCTCCACTGGTTCAGTGATCCCCTCCAATCCTATCCTGACTGACCAACAACAATCTTCAAATATTATTGCTGCTCTTGTGACTTTACTTGGTTTGAAAACAAATGCCGATACAAATCCTCAGAGTGGCATAATTGAAGTTCTTCGTAATTTGGCGTCAAATGCAAATCTTTCTGGGGGTCTGAATACTTTGGCAACTACTGGATCATCTAATAACTCTTCCAACTTCACTGGTCAGTCATTGTCATCAATCCCAGATGCTTCACCAA GTTCAGGAATCAATCGATCCTACTCAGGTCAACTCCCTCAAGATGGATTACAACAATTAATTTCAGCAGCTGTCGCTGGTGGAATGTCCCAGACACAAATAACCTCTGTATTATCGACTCTAGGTTTATTCCAG aatTCTCATTCGGATCATCAGTCTGGTCAGTTGAATGCTTCAAATATTATTGGTCGAGATGGTGGTGGGTGTGGTGACAGAAGCGTTGATAGATCACATTTTGACAATGGATATGTTGGTCGTTCAAAGTATGAAATTCCAG GTAATTATCGGGTAGATTCTCGGAGTAACAGACAAGATTCATATAATATTGGCGGTTCTCTGATGAAATCAGGGTCGCCTAATCTTCCGGGCCGTGGAAGTTACTCTAGATCATCTGATCGAGGACGTGATGAAAATGGTCCACAACATAACAATGATCGACGTCAGATACCTGAAAAAGTAGTTGTGAAAAAT CTTCCATTCTCATTTGATTCACATGATGTGAAAAGAATATTCAGAGAAGTTGGAGATCTAAACACTTGTAATCTGGTAACAGACTCTCAAGGTCAATCTCAAGGAATCGCATTTATCACCTATGCAGATATTGATGGTATTTATCGTGCAATAG
- the MYEF2_1 gene encoding Myelin expression factor 2, variant 4 (EggNog:ENOG410W3JV~COG:A), whose translation MGLMEFKTLEGAQKAIEMMHRFEVGDRKLVVRQETARDAARFASMEVDGGLLSDSGNPNESVNMAAAGPVFTTQILGQVGMDGPITDSVYVSNLDYSVTWQKLKDVFKSAGKILSSVIKTDSEGNSRGVGILKFSNAYEAVQAVNMFNNQILKDRPMRVKIDRQGTPASMNIVYPPQQRTGSSGILGSTGSVIPSNPILTDQQQSSNIIAALVTLLGLKTNADTNPQSGIIEVLRNLASNANLSGGLNTLATTGSSNNSSNFTGQSLSSIPDASPSSGINRSYSGQLPQDGLQQLISAAVAGGMSQTQITSVLSTLGLFQNSHSDHQSGQLNASNIIGRDGGGCGDRSVDRSHFDNGYVGRSKYEIPGNYRVDSRSNRQDSYNIGGSLMKSGSPNLPGRGSYSRSSDRGRDENGPQHNNDRRQIPEKVVVKNLPFSFDSHDVKRIFREVGDLNTCNLVTDSQGQSQGIAFITYADIDGIYRAIDAFDGKIFEGRRLRVHAE comes from the exons ATGGG TTTGATGGAGTTCAAGACACTCGAAGGAGCACAAAAAGCTATTGAAATGATGCATCGGTTTGAAGTTGGAGACAGAAAATTGGTTGTTCGACAAGAGACTGCTCGTGATGCTGCTCGCTTTGCATCAATGGAAGTTGACGGAGGGCTTCTAAGTGATTCTGGAAATCCCAACGAGTCTGTAAATATGGCAGCAGCAGGACCTGTCTTCACTACTCAAATCTTAGGTCAAGTCGGCATGGACGGGCCAATCACTGATTCTGTGTACGTCAGTAAT CTTGACTATAGTGTAACGTGGCAGAAGCTTAAAGATGTCTTCAAATCAGCTGGGAAAATTCTCAGCTCGGTTATAAAAACAGACTCAGAAGGGAATTCTCGTGGTGTTGGCATATTAAAATTTTCGAATGCGTATGAAGCAGTCCAAGCCGTCAATATGTTTAACAACCAG ATATTAAAAGACAGACCAATGCGTGTAAAGATTGATCGCCAGGGTACTCCTGCTTCAATGAACATAGTTTATCCCCCACAACAACGAACTGGCTCATCTGGAATTCTGGGCTCCACTGGTTCAGTGATCCCCTCCAATCCTATCCTGACTGACCAACAACAATCTTCAAATATTATTGCTGCTCTTGTGACTTTACTTGGTTTGAAAACAAATGCCGATACAAATCCTCAGAGTGGCATAATTGAAGTTCTTCGTAATTTGGCGTCAAATGCAAATCTTTCTGGGGGTCTGAATACTTTGGCAACTACTGGATCATCTAATAACTCTTCCAACTTCACTGGTCAGTCATTGTCATCAATCCCAGATGCTTCACCAA GTTCAGGAATCAATCGATCCTACTCAGGTCAACTCCCTCAAGATGGATTACAACAATTAATTTCAGCAGCTGTCGCTGGTGGAATGTCCCAGACACAAATAACCTCTGTATTATCGACTCTAGGTTTATTCCAG aatTCTCATTCGGATCATCAGTCTGGTCAGTTGAATGCTTCAAATATTATTGGTCGAGATGGTGGTGGGTGTGGTGACAGAAGCGTTGATAGATCACATTTTGACAATGGATATGTTGGTCGTTCAAAGTATGAAATTCCAG GTAATTATCGGGTAGATTCTCGGAGTAACAGACAAGATTCATATAATATTGGCGGTTCTCTGATGAAATCAGGGTCGCCTAATCTTCCGGGCCGTGGAAGTTACTCTAGATCATCTGATCGAGGACGTGATGAAAATGGTCCACAACATAACAATGATCGACGTCAGATACCTGAAAAAGTAGTTGTGAAAAAT CTTCCATTCTCATTTGATTCACATGATGTGAAAAGAATATTCAGAGAAGTTGGAGATCTAAACACTTGTAATCTGGTAACAGACTCTCAAGGTCAATCTCAAGGAATCGCATTTATCACCTATGCAGATATTGATGGTATTTATCGTGCAATAG
- the MYEF2_1 gene encoding Myelin expression factor 2, variant 2 (EggNog:ENOG410W3JV~COG:A) produces the protein MFNNQILKDRPMRVKIDRQGTPASMNIVYPPQQRTGSSGILGSTGSVIPSNPILTDQQQSSNIIAALVTLLGLKTNADTNPQSGIIEVLRNLASNANLSGGLNTLATTGSSNNSSNFTGQSLSSIPDASPSSGINRSYSGQLPQDGLQQLISAAVAGGMSQTQITSVLSTLGLFQNSHSDHQSGQLNASNIIGRDGGGCGDRSVDRSHFDNGYVGRSKYEIPGNYRVDSRSNRQDSYNIGGSLMKSGSPNLPGRGSYSRSSDRGRDENGPQHNNDRRQIPEKVVVKNLPFSFDSHDVKRIFREVGDLNTCNLVTDSQGQSQGIAFITYADIDGIYRAIDAFDGKIFEGRRLRVHAE, from the exons ATGTTTAACAACCAG ATATTAAAAGACAGACCAATGCGTGTAAAGATTGATCGCCAGGGTACTCCTGCTTCAATGAACATAGTTTATCCCCCACAACAACGAACTGGCTCATCTGGAATTCTGGGCTCCACTGGTTCAGTGATCCCCTCCAATCCTATCCTGACTGACCAACAACAATCTTCAAATATTATTGCTGCTCTTGTGACTTTACTTGGTTTGAAAACAAATGCCGATACAAATCCTCAGAGTGGCATAATTGAAGTTCTTCGTAATTTGGCGTCAAATGCAAATCTTTCTGGGGGTCTGAATACTTTGGCAACTACTGGATCATCTAATAACTCTTCCAACTTCACTGGTCAGTCATTGTCATCAATCCCAGATGCTTCACCAA GTTCAGGAATCAATCGATCCTACTCAGGTCAACTCCCTCAAGATGGATTACAACAATTAATTTCAGCAGCTGTCGCTGGTGGAATGTCCCAGACACAAATAACCTCTGTATTATCGACTCTAGGTTTATTCCAG aatTCTCATTCGGATCATCAGTCTGGTCAGTTGAATGCTTCAAATATTATTGGTCGAGATGGTGGTGGGTGTGGTGACAGAAGCGTTGATAGATCACATTTTGACAATGGATATGTTGGTCGTTCAAAGTATGAAATTCCAG GTAATTATCGGGTAGATTCTCGGAGTAACAGACAAGATTCATATAATATTGGCGGTTCTCTGATGAAATCAGGGTCGCCTAATCTTCCGGGCCGTGGAAGTTACTCTAGATCATCTGATCGAGGACGTGATGAAAATGGTCCACAACATAACAATGATCGACGTCAGATACCTGAAAAAGTAGTTGTGAAAAAT CTTCCATTCTCATTTGATTCACATGATGTGAAAAGAATATTCAGAGAAGTTGGAGATCTAAACACTTGTAATCTGGTAACAGACTCTCAAGGTCAATCTCAAGGAATCGCATTTATCACCTATGCAGATATTGATGGTATTTATCGTGCAATAG
- the MYEF2_1 gene encoding Myelin expression factor 2, variant 3 (EggNog:ENOG410W3JV~COG:A), whose amino-acid sequence MFNNQILKDRPMRVKIDRQGTPASMNIVYPPQQRTGSSGILGSTGSVIPSNPILTDQQQSSNIIAALVTLLGLKTNADTNPQSGIIEVLRNLASNANLSGGLNTLATTGSSNNSSNFTGQSLSSIPDASPSSGINRSYSGQLPQDGLQQLISAAVAGGMSQTQITSVLSTLGLFQVIIG is encoded by the exons ATGTTTAACAACCAG ATATTAAAAGACAGACCAATGCGTGTAAAGATTGATCGCCAGGGTACTCCTGCTTCAATGAACATAGTTTATCCCCCACAACAACGAACTGGCTCATCTGGAATTCTGGGCTCCACTGGTTCAGTGATCCCCTCCAATCCTATCCTGACTGACCAACAACAATCTTCAAATATTATTGCTGCTCTTGTGACTTTACTTGGTTTGAAAACAAATGCCGATACAAATCCTCAGAGTGGCATAATTGAAGTTCTTCGTAATTTGGCGTCAAATGCAAATCTTTCTGGGGGTCTGAATACTTTGGCAACTACTGGATCATCTAATAACTCTTCCAACTTCACTGGTCAGTCATTGTCATCAATCCCAGATGCTTCACCAA GTTCAGGAATCAATCGATCCTACTCAGGTCAACTCCCTCAAGATGGATTACAACAATTAATTTCAGCAGCTGTCGCTGGTGGAATGTCCCAGACACAAATAACCTCTGTATTATCGACTCTAGGTTTATTCCAG GTAATTATCGGGTAG
- the MYEF2_1 gene encoding Myelin expression factor 2 (EggNog:ENOG410W3JV~COG:A) has product MSTFSGESQDDQSSTRHRSPIKRRSRSRSPQQSRVRSKRIVIANIPYDLNWQKLKELFREQIGFTGFLQLFKKNGKPNGMGLMEFKTLEGAQKAIEMMHRFEVGDRKLVVRQETARDAARFASMEVDGGLLSDSGNPNESVNMAAAGPVFTTQILGQVGMDGPITDSVYVSNLDYSVTWQKLKDVFKSAGKILSSVIKTDSEGNSRGVGILKFSNAYEAVQAVNMFNNQYP; this is encoded by the exons ATGAGTACTTTTTCAGGTGAAAG TCAAGATGACCAAAGTTCTACGAGGCATCGTTCACCTATCAAAAGGAGATCAAGAAGTCGTTCTCCTCAACAAAGTCGAGTGAGATCAAAACGCATAGTCATCGCAAACATCCCATATGATTTAAATTGGCAAAAGCTGAAGGAGTTGTTTAGAGAACAAA TCGGGTTTACTGGCTTTCTAcagttgtttaaaaaaaatggaaaaccAAACGGTATGGG TTTGATGGAGTTCAAGACACTCGAAGGAGCACAAAAAGCTATTGAAATGATGCATCGGTTTGAAGTTGGAGACAGAAAATTGGTTGTTCGACAAGAGACTGCTCGTGATGCTGCTCGCTTTGCATCAATGGAAGTTGACGGAGGGCTTCTAAGTGATTCTGGAAATCCCAACGAGTCTGTAAATATGGCAGCAGCAGGACCTGTCTTCACTACTCAAATCTTAGGTCAAGTCGGCATGGACGGGCCAATCACTGATTCTGTGTACGTCAGTAAT CTTGACTATAGTGTAACGTGGCAGAAGCTTAAAGATGTCTTCAAATCAGCTGGGAAAATTCTCAGCTCGGTTATAAAAACAGACTCAGAAGGGAATTCTCGTGGTGTTGGCATATTAAAATTTTCGAATGCGTATGAAGCAGTCCAAGCCGTCAATATGTTTAACAACCAG taTCCGTAA